In Mytilus galloprovincialis chromosome 1, xbMytGall1.hap1.1, whole genome shotgun sequence, the following are encoded in one genomic region:
- the LOC143075267 gene encoding uncharacterized protein LOC143075267 — MDFVHRILYCALLNMIKRVLKVRGENCYYKYSSDLDYDVCQCYCTDDATIVGAVAGTIIFILIIVVILIVCKKHTTTTTSIHTTPHTGGTAYTTQQQHQHQAPPPIIHDQSAQNP; from the exons ATGGATTTCGTACATCGTATTTTGTACTGTGCTCTTCTAAATATGATTAAAAGGG ttttgaaaGTTCGTGGTGAAAACTGTTACTACAAATATTCATCCGACTTGGATTATGATGTTTGTCAATGTTACTGTACAGATGA TGCTACAATTGTCGGTGCCGTAGCAGGAACTATCATTTTTATACTTATCATTGTTGTCATTCTTATCGTGTGTAAAAAGCATACTACCACGACGACTTCTATTCATACCACTCCGCACACTGGCGGAACTGCTTATACCACACAACAGCAACATCAACACCAAG CTCCACCACCAATCATACATGACCAGTCTGCGCAGAATCCATAA
- the LOC143075353 gene encoding uncharacterized protein LOC143075353 — MMIFVLLLLNGLLSRGELFVPREYPVQADYKEVEYLTRNISTYEKKAAIEHQLLYCPRQPLCNGLARFQLWSNNSNNYISCCDQCSCTYDAPADEHCPNIDISNTSTSKTCIYPQYKQFGQTNLTVRYSFYMVADCATDFKDSDIINKCTSDQQHIDLFDIDLFVPVAHINETIVYKNIYCAVCNHEYESNIQSWDAYVFCNNGTPFINTPSSHRELLQEVQSFEKCNIRFSHGTREYEKCNWGKYTKCNQTGSWTNYSKTIDHACSNYTSVYMGQYRNVFCYMCNTDRPPKMGCTQLDFMDDSGHAVFGAFTGLIRLTKHIAVDEVDKCGDNEIYDTNEDVCREVVCPSYYEYNQNNNSCEAIFSVMSNQMYEIYYKAIISDNTCTTQSCYIQYASAVEFAIKERIQSDLTGLVQCEKSNTEWFSNGLTQRNSSKFIVIIKITFAKLHSHDHVDYINTLASLNEVTMSYKNTPVTVYLNITSSMELEYDRTIDRLHRTMIPGIFEWNCMMRFTTISIVPDFFCPRIKFSVDEVVLSGSYFKVPKFNVTYYFRDVIKNGNYYLVCVYSFMNLIHNITASKVIIIEDIVEEILSLICSLVSIVSLAITLVVYLVFKKLRTIPGINNMMLSLHLLIAHSLYLFGFNATRNDKLCSALGLLTHYFWLASVFWMHMCTVHMFRVFFSMKMKPTVKQSKRVVIVYSLYADIISGLLVASNITYHLASDQNKQTTGYLGYGGDKCYITLTDMILFTFVIPVGILLSSNIVLFCLVIYKIEHLPEVNSNNEKDRNMFVIYAKLTCLTGITWIFGFVYQWIPVPAFSYIFILLNASQGLFIFLSFCCNDRVRLLISYKWRGLESHDSSKQSGSSKQS, encoded by the exons ATGATGATATTTGTATTGCTCTTACTAAATGGTTTGCTTAGTAGAGGAGAACTGTTCGTACCACGTGAATATCCAGTGCAAGCTGATTACAAGGAAGTAGAATATTTAACGCGGAACATCTCAACCTATGAGAAAAAGGCTGCTATAGAACATCAATTGCTATACTGTCCAAGACAACCATTGTGTAACGGACTTGCAAGGTTTCAGTTGTGgtcaaataattcaaataattacATCAGTTGCTGCGATCAATGTTCCTGTACTTACGACGCGCCAGCAGACGAACATTGTCCAAATATTGATATTTCCAACACGTCTACATCAAAGACTTGTATCTACCCTCAATACAAACAATTTGGTCAAACAAATCTTACAGTTAGATATTCTTTTTACATGGTTGCAGACTGTGCAACAGACTTCAAAGACAGCGATATAATAAACAAATGCACATCAGACCAGCAGCATATCGATCTTTTTGATATTGACCTCTTCGTACCAGTTGCACATATCAATGAAACAATAGtgtacaaaaacatatattgtgCAGTTTGTAATCATGAATATGAAAGCAACATACAAAGCTGGGATGCGTACGTCTTTTGTAATAATGGAACGCCATTTATAAATACACCATCAAGTCACAGAGAACTACTACAAGAAGTGCAATCATTCGAAAAGTGCAATATAAGGTTTTCTCATGGAACTAGAGAGTACGAAAAGTGCAACTGGggtaaatatacaaaatgtaaccaAACGGGTTCTTGGACTAATTATAGCAAGACTATAGACCATGCTTGTAGTAATTACACTTCTGTGTATATGGGGCAATACAGAAATGTATTCTGCTACATGTGTAATACTGATAGACCTCCGAAAATGGGATGTACACAGCTTGATTTCATGGATGATAGTGGCCACGCTGTATTTGGAGCATTCACTGGTTTAATACGCTTAACAAAACATATTGCCGTTGATGAAGTTGACAAGTGTGGGGATAATGAAATCTACGATACGAATGAG GATGTGTGTCGTGAAGTTGTATGTCCTTCGTATTACGAATATAATCAGAATAATAATTCCTGTGAAGCAATATTCAGTGTCATGTCCAATCAAATGTATGAGATCTACTACAAAGCAATAATATCTGACAATACTTGTACCACTCAGTCCTGTTATATACAGTATGCCTCAGCAGTAGAGTTTGCGATTAAAGAAAGAATACAGTCAGATCTCACCGGACTGGTTCAGTGTGAGAAGAGTAATACAGAATGGTTCAGTAATGGTTTGACACAAAGAAACAGTTCAAAGTTCATCGTCATTATCAAAATAACGTTTGCAAAACTACATTCTCATGATCACGTGGACTACATTAACACTTTAGCCTCTTTGAATGAAGTTACGATGAGTTATAAAAACACACCTGTAACAGTTTATCTAAATATAACGTCAAGTATGGAACTGGAATATGATAGGACCATCGACAGACTTCATAGGACAATGATACCAGGAATATTTGAATGGAATTGTATGATGAGGTTTACAACCATAAGCATAGTTCCGGACTTCTTTTGTCCTAGAATTAAGTTTAGTGTGGATGAAGTTGTCCTTTCGGGAAGTTACTTTAAAGTACCGAAATTCAATGTAACATACTACTTCAGGGACGTGATTAAAAACGGAAACTATTATTTGGTCTGCGTATATTCATTCATGAACTTGATTCACAATATAACTGCGAGTAAGGTTATTATAATAGAAGACATTGTGGAAGAAATATTATCGCTCATATGCTCATTAGTATCAATAGTTTCTCTAGCTATAACGCTTGTTGTATATTTAGTTTTCAAGAAACTTCGCACTATTCCAGGAATAAACAATATGATGCTGTCTTTACATCTATTAATTGCACATTCGTTATACCTTTTTGGCTTTAATGCCACTCGGAACGATAAACTATGCTCAGCCCTTGGTTTACTGACGCATTATTTCTGGCTAGCGTCAGTTTTCTGGATGCACATGTGTACTGTTCATATGTTTAGAGTTTTCTTCAGTATGAAAATGAAACCGACTGTAAAACAATCAAAACGAGTTGTAATAGTCTACAGTCTCTATGCTGATATTATTTCAGGTCTGTTAGTAGCTTCTAATATCACATATCATTTAGCTAGTGATCAAAACAAGCAAACAACTGGATATTTAGGATACGGAGGTGACAAATGTTATATAACATTGACAGATATGATACTGTTTACGTTTGTAATTCCCGTTGGTATCCTCCTATcatcaaatattgttttgttttgtttggtcaTTTACAAGATTGAACATCTTCCAGAGGTGAATTCCAACAATGAGAAAGATAGAAATATGTTTGTCATATATGCGAAGTTGACATGTCTAACTGGGATAACATGGATTTTTGGATTTGTTTATCAATGGATCCCTGTACCggcattttcatatatatttattcttttaaatgcATCTCAAGGATTATTCATATTCTTATCTTTTTGCTGTAATGACAGAGTTCGATTACTGATATCTTACAAATGGCGAGGTTTAGAATCACATGATTCTTCCAAACAGTCGGGATCATCTAAACAATCTTAA
- the LOC143075188 gene encoding uncharacterized protein LOC143075188 — protein sequence MFLQSRRASRQTLSKHCPNIDIQSTSTLQTCIYPQYKEYGQTNLTAKHSYYMFTNCATDFTDSDIINKCTSDQRDVDLFDIYLYAPISHINKTIVYKNIYCAICNHEKESNVDSWEAYVFCNNGTPFMKTPSNYRELLQELQSSQMCNIRFSHRSRHFEKCNWGEYSRCNQTGYWTNYNQTIDHACNNYTSVYMGQYRNVFCYICNTNKPPKMGCTYLDFWKSIGGYKFGSFTGLISLRTHVVVAPVDQCGDNEIYDSLKGVCWEVICPSYYQYDKNNNSCEAIFSNMSNQLYEIYYKAIISDNTCITQSCYQQYASELEFAIKKRNMSDLHGIVECGRSPSEWYSDGLTQRNSSNIIVIIKITFAKLSSHDHERYIKTSASLNEITIIYKGTFVTVNLNITSSMELELDRTIDKLPRTLPDKDDEDCNMSFETMSLVSDLFCPRIKVSLDEVVLSSSYLEMPNYNATYDIESVIKNGNHYLVCLYPFLVLIRNNTMTRDILTEDTVGEILSLVCSLVSIVSLVITLVIYLVFKKLRTIPGINNMMLSLHLLIAHSLYLFGFNATINDKLCSALGLLTHYFWLASVFWMHICTVHMFRVFFSMKMKPTVKQSKRMVIVYSLYAAIIPVLLVASNITYNLTNDENKKTTGYLGYGGDKCYIILADMILFTFAIPIGILLVVNIVLFCLVIYKIENLPEVNSTNGKDRNMFVIYTKLTCLTRIIWIFGFIYEWIPVSGLSYTFILLNSSQGLFIFLFFCCNDRVRSMICVKCRGSDTRESSKQTGSTAVYTKAKRNN from the exons ATGTTCTTGCAGTCACGTCGCGCCAGCAGACAAACATTGTCCAAACATTGTCCAAACATTGATATTCAGAGCACGTCTACTTTGCAGACTTGTATTTACCCTCAGTATAAAGAATACGGACAAACTAATCTTACAGCTAAACATTCATACTACATGTTTACAAACTGTGCAACAGACTTTACAGACAGTGATATCATTAACAAATGTACGTCTGACCAACGCGATGTTGATTTGTTTGATATTTACCTTTATGCACCAATCTCACacattaataaaacaattgtgtacAAAAATATCTATTGCGCCATTTGCAATCACGAGAAAGAAAGCAATGTAGACAGTTGGGAAGCGTACGTTTTTTGCAATAATGGAACGCCTTTTATGAAGACACCATCAAATTATAGAGAACTATTACAAGAATTGCAATCATCTCAAATGTGCAATATAAGGTTTTCTCATCGAAGCagacattttgaaaaatgtaactGGGGTGAATACTCAAGATGTAACCAGACGGGTTATTGGACTAATTATAACCAGACTATAGACCATGCTTGTAATAATTACACTTCTGTGTATATGGGTCAATACAGAAATGTATTCTGCTACATATGTAATACTAACAAACCACCAAAAATGGGTTGCACATACCTTGATTTTTGGAAGTCAATTGGAGGATATAAATTTGGATCATTTACTGGATTAATAAGCTTGAGAACACATGTTGTCGTTGCTCCAGTGGACCAGTGTGGTGATAATGAAATATACGATTCTCTTAAG ggtGTGTGTTGGGAAGTCATATGTCCATCTTATTACCAGTATGATAAGAATAATAATTCATGTGAAGCGATATTCAGTAACATGTCTAATCAACTGTATGAGATTTACTACAAAGCAATCATATCTGACAATACGTGTATCACTCAGTCATGTTATCAACAGTATGCTTCAGAATTAgaatttgcaataaaaaaaagaaatatgtcgGATCTCCATGGAATTGTTGAGTGTGGAAGAAGTCCTTCAGAATGGTACAGTGACGGTTTGACACAAAGAAATAGTTCTAATATCATTGTGATTATCAAAATAACATTTGCAAAGCTAAGTTCTCATGACCACGAGCGATATATAAAAACTTCTGCATcattaaatgaaataacgataataTATAAGGGAACATTTGTAACAGTTAATCTAAATATAACTTCAAGTATGGAACTGGAATTGGACAGAACCATCGACAAACTTCCTAGGACGTTACCAGATAAAGATGATGAGGATTGTAACATGAGCTTTGAAACCATGAGCTTAGTTTCTGATTTATTCTGTCCAAGAATTAAGGTTAGTTTGGATGAAGTTGTCCTTTCGAGCAGCTACTTGGAAATGCCGAATTATAATGCAACATACGACATCGAAAGTGTTATCAAAAACGGAAATCATTACTTGGTCTGCTTATATCCGTTCTTGGTATTGATTCGCAATAACACTATGACTAGGGATATTCTTACGGAAGACACCGTGGGAGAAATATTATCGCTCGTGTGTTCATTAGTATCAATAGTATCTTTAGTCATAACGCTTGTTATATATTTAGTTTTCAAGAAACTTCGTACTATTCCAGGAATTAACAATATGATGCTATCTTTACATCTGTTAATTGCACATTCGTTATATCTTTTTGGCTTTAATGCCACCATAAACGATAAACTATGCTCAGCCCTTGGATTACTGACGCATTATTTCTGGTTAGCATCAGTTTTCTGGATGCACATATGTACTGTTCATATGTTTAGAGTTTTCTTCAGTATGAAAATGAAACCGACGGTTAAACAATCAAAACGAATGGTAATAGTCTATAGCCTCTATGCTGCTATTATTCCAGTTCTTTTAGTAGCCTCTAATATAacttataatttaacaaatgatgaaaacaagaaaacaacTGGGTACCTAGGATACGGGGGAGACAAATGTTATATTATATTGGCAGATATGATACTGTTTACTTTTGCAATACCTATTGGTATTTTGCTAGtcgtaaatattgttttgttttgtttagttatttacaaaattgaaaatcttCCAGAAGTGAATTCCACCAATGGGAAAGATAGAAACATGTTTGTTATTTATACAAAGCTGACATGTCTCACCCGGATAATATGGATTTTTGGATTTATTTATGAATGGATCCCTGTATCTGGATTATCATATACATTTATTCTGTTAAATTCATCTCAAggattgtttatattcttatttttttgttgtaatgatAGAGTACGATCGATGATCTGTGTCAAATGTCGAGGTTCGGATACACGTGAATCTTCAAAACAGACGGGGTCAACTGCAGTATACACAAAAGCAAAAAGAAACAATTAG